ATGGGCTGCAGGTCATTCAGCCGGTTGAAGATGAACTTCGACTGCGTCACCACGTTCGGCGTCCAGATGTGCGTCAGGTTCACCAGGATGTTGTTGTTGAAGATCTTCTCCCCGGTGTCGAAGCCCGCGTACGGGCTGTCGGAGATGCTGCCCGGGAATTGATCGATGCTCTGCAGCGCGTAGCGGCCGTACATCGTCGTCCTGTCGGTGAAGTTTACGTCGACGCGCGCGACCGTCTGGTACTGGTTCTGCGGGTTGCCGCCGCCCGCGTTCGACGGCACCGTGTACTGCACCGTGTCGAACGGGATGCACGCGCCGCCCGGCCCGCACGTCAGCACGTCGTTGTTCAGCACCGTCAGCCCCGGCCGCAGCGCCCCGTACGCGCTGAAGAATGCCGCCGTGTTCGGGTCGACCGCGCCCGAGGTGATGAACGTCGGGTCCGGAACCACTACCACCTGGTTCGCGCTGCTGCGCACCCGCATCCACTCCGTCGAGTTGAAGAAGAACATCTTGTCTTTCCAGATCGGCCCGCCGATGGTGTACCCGAACTGGTTGCGCACGTAGTTCGGCTTGTCGATCCCGTTCGCGTTGTTCTCGTACGTGTTCGACGTCGTCGCCGCTCCGCGGTAGCTGTAGAACACGCCGCCGTGGAAGTTGTTCGTGCCCGCCTTGGTCGCCACGTTCACCACGCCGCCCGACGCCCGGCCGTACTCCGCCGAGAAGTTGCTGGTGATGACGCGGAATTCTTCCACCGAGTCCAGCGGCACCGACTGCCCGATCGACGCCGTGAACAGGTCCACGTTCTCGCCCCCGTCCAGCAGGATGTCGGTCGAGGCCGCGCGCTGCCCGTTGATCGAGAAGCCCGCGCCCCGCACCGTCGAGCCCTGCGCGTCGCTGCTCACGTTGCCCGCGGTTCCGACCAGCGCGTACGGGTTGCGGTTGAACGTCGGCAGCTCGCTGATCTGCTTCGAGCCCACCACCTGCGAGAGCTGCTGCGTCGTCGTGTCGACCGCCACGCCGCCCTCGCCCACCACCTCCACCGTCGTGCTCGCGCCCGTCACTGCCAGCGCGATGTCCACCGTGTTGCGCGAGCCCACGCTCACGCCCACCCGCTTGGTCGTCGCTTGGAAGTTGGCAGCCTCGACCGCGATCTCGTAGGTCCCGGGCTGCAGGTTGGTGAAGGTATAGAGGCCGTTATCGTTGCTGCTCGCGGTGCGCGTCTGGCCCGTCGCCGTGTTCTTCAACGTGACCTTCGCGCCCGAGATCACCGCCCCCTGCGGGTCGGTGACCGTGCCCACCACCTGCCCGGTCTCGGTCTGCGCGAGCGCCAGACCCGCAACCAGCAGCAGCACGGCAAGCACGCCGGTAAATCGCATGATGCTCCTCATTGGTTCGTTTCTCCTGGGGTTTACGAAAATTGCATAACGCTGTCCTGCACTCATGCAACAGTCTTACCAATCCGCTCGCGATTGAAAATGCGTGACTTGGGGTGTTTCCCGGTAGGAGCTACTTCGGATTCCTGTATAGCCACAGGGCGCCCGTTTCAGAATTCTGTATCGCTCTGCGATATGACTAGATGGAAGACCTTAGTACCGCAAGTCGCCGCGCATCTTCCACTGGGCGCGACATTTAGCGACAATCATCTCCGTGCAGCAGGAGCTCGCCCACGCCCGCGCCCTCTTCAACCGCCAGGGATTCTTCGCCGCGCACGAAGCCTTCGAGGATCTCTGGCGCGCGGCTGCAGGCGACGACAAGGACGTGCTGAAGGCGATCACGCAAGTCGCGGTCGCGCTCCACCATCACTCGACTGGGAACCTCACCGGCGCGCGCGGCGTGCTCGCCCGCGCCGCCCGCGGACTGGCGTCCGCTCCGCGGCGCTTCCACGACCTCGACCTCGTGCGCCTCCGCGCCGACCTCGCGCGCTGGCAGGCCTACCTCGCCGGTGACGCCCCGCAGCCGCCCTTTCCCCAGCTCTGAGAGTCCCCTGTTTCGACCGGGTGAGCGCGGAGCGAGCGCCGGATCGCGCGAGCGCAGCGCGAGGGGCGACGCAGCCGAGCCGAGCCCGCCGCCGCGGGCGAGGCGACTGCGTTGCGGCGACCCTCGAATAGACGATAGAATCCCCGTTCCCGTGCGACCCTCAGCCCAATCGGGCGCCGCCGGTGTGGCGGCGCGGTCGGTCCCTTTGCTGGATCTGACCCGGCAGTACGCCCGCATCCGCGATGAAGTTCGCGCCGCCATCGACCGCGTCTGCGAATCCCAGCAGCTCATCTTCGGTCCCGAGCTGGAAGCCTTCGAGCAAGGCGCCGCGAAGTTCACCGGCTCGGCCGCCTGCGTCGGCTGCGCTTCCGGCACCGACGCCATCTGGCTCGCGCTCGCTGCCTGTGGCGTCGGCCCCGGCGACGAGGTCCTCACCACGCCCTTCAGCTTCTTCGCCACCATCAGCTCCATCGTCCGCGCCGGCGCCCGCGCCGTCCTCGTCGACGTCGACCCCGAGACCCTGAACCTCTCGCCCGAGCGCCTGCAGGACCGCCTCGCCGGCTATTTCTCCGCCCGGCTCAAGGCCATCCTGCCGGTGCACCTCTACGGGCAATGTGCGGACATCGACGCGCTCTCGCAGATCGCGCAGGAGCGCAAGCTGGTCATCGTGGAAGACGCCGCGCAGGCCTTCGGCGCCGCCTGGCGCGGGCGCCGTGCCGGCTCGCTCGGCCGCGCCGCCGCCTTCAGCTTCTATCCCACCAAGAACCTCAGCGCCTTCGGCGACGCCGGCTGCGTCACGACCGTCGACCCCGAGGTCGCCGAGCGCGCGCGCCACCTCCGCAACCACGGCAGCAAGCAGCGCTATCATCACCTCGAGATCGGCGGCAACTCGCGCCTCGACGCCATCCAGGCCGCCGTCCTCAACGTGAAACTCAAGCATCTGGAACAGTGGAATGAGGAGCGCCGCCGGCACGCCGCGGCCTACGATCGCCTGCTCGCCAAGGCGGGATTAGTCGGCGGAGCGCAGGCGCCCCTCCGCCTGCTCAAGACGCGCTCGGAAGCGCACCACATCTATCACCAGTATGTCGTGCGCAGCGCGAAGCGCGACGAGCTGCGCGCCTTCCTCAAGGAGCGCGGCGTCGCCACCGAGGTCTACTACCCGGTCCCGCTTCACTTGCAGCCGCCGCTCAAGTATTTCGGCTACGGCGAAGGCTCGTTCCCGGAATCCGAGCGCGCCTGCCGCGAGGTCCTCGCCCTGCCCATGTTCGCCGAGCTCACCG
The nucleotide sequence above comes from Terriglobales bacterium. Encoded proteins:
- a CDS encoding DUF309 domain-containing protein, whose translation is MQQELAHARALFNRQGFFAAHEAFEDLWRAAAGDDKDVLKAITQVAVALHHHSTGNLTGARGVLARAARGLASAPRRFHDLDLVRLRADLARWQAYLAGDAPQPPFPQL
- a CDS encoding DegT/DnrJ/EryC1/StrS family aminotransferase; protein product: MLDLTRQYARIRDEVRAAIDRVCESQQLIFGPELEAFEQGAAKFTGSAACVGCASGTDAIWLALAACGVGPGDEVLTTPFSFFATISSIVRAGARAVLVDVDPETLNLSPERLQDRLAGYFSARLKAILPVHLYGQCADIDALSQIAQERKLVIVEDAAQAFGAAWRGRRAGSLGRAAAFSFYPTKNLSAFGDAGCVTTVDPEVAERARHLRNHGSKQRYHHLEIGGNSRLDAIQAAVLNVKLKHLEQWNEERRRHAAAYDRLLAKAGLVGGAQAPLRLLKTRSEAHHIYHQYVVRSAKRDELRAFLKERGVATEVYYPVPLHLQPPLKYFGYGEGSFPESERACREVLALPMFAELTEGEQQYVVESIAAFF